One stretch of Nocardia mangyaensis DNA includes these proteins:
- the murG gene encoding undecaprenyldiphospho-muramoylpentapeptide beta-N-acetylglucosaminyltransferase, which yields MSNPRSGLSVIVAGGGTAGHIEPALAVADALRRLDDSIRVTALGTERGLETKLVPERGYPLELIPPVPLPRKPSADLLRLPGRVRASVKATRAVIDEVNADVIIGFGGYVALPAYLAARGGLFGRKRRVPVIVHEANAKAGIANKVGAKLAAKVLAAVPGSGLADAEVVGIPVRASITELDRSALRAQARAHFGLPAEGPVLLVFGGSQGARSLNEAVAGAAPQLAAAGISVLHAHGPKNSLELDTSRFQSGEPATPAAEYLAVPYLSRMDLAYAAADAVVCRSGAMTVAEVSAVGLPAFYVPLPHGNGEQEFNARPVVSQGGGRIVADADLTPKYVIEEVIPLLLDPARLAEMSRAAAGAGHRDAADTVARIVTEVAR from the coding sequence GTGAGTAACCCGCGATCCGGGTTGTCGGTGATCGTCGCAGGCGGGGGCACCGCAGGCCACATCGAACCCGCGTTGGCGGTCGCCGACGCGCTGCGCAGGCTCGACGACTCGATCCGGGTGACCGCCCTGGGCACCGAACGCGGGCTCGAGACGAAGCTGGTGCCGGAACGGGGCTATCCGCTCGAACTGATCCCGCCGGTGCCGTTGCCGCGCAAGCCCTCCGCCGACCTGCTGCGGCTGCCCGGCCGGGTGCGCGCCTCGGTGAAGGCGACCAGGGCCGTGATCGACGAGGTGAACGCCGATGTGATCATCGGGTTCGGTGGCTATGTCGCGCTGCCCGCCTACCTCGCCGCCCGCGGTGGACTGTTCGGCCGCAAGCGCCGGGTACCGGTCATCGTGCACGAGGCCAATGCGAAGGCGGGCATCGCCAACAAGGTCGGTGCCAAGCTCGCGGCCAAGGTGCTTGCCGCCGTGCCCGGCTCGGGCCTGGCCGATGCCGAGGTCGTCGGCATCCCCGTGCGCGCTTCGATCACCGAGCTCGACCGTTCCGCGCTGCGCGCGCAGGCCCGCGCCCACTTCGGGCTGCCGGCCGAAGGTCCGGTCCTGTTGGTGTTCGGCGGTTCCCAGGGCGCCCGCAGCCTCAACGAAGCCGTCGCCGGCGCCGCGCCGCAACTGGCCGCCGCCGGGATCTCGGTGCTCCACGCGCACGGTCCCAAGAACAGCCTCGAACTGGACACCTCGCGTTTTCAGAGCGGAGAACCCGCGACACCGGCCGCGGAATACCTCGCGGTGCCGTATCTCTCGCGAATGGACCTGGCCTACGCCGCCGCCGACGCGGTGGTGTGCCGCTCGGGCGCGATGACGGTGGCCGAGGTATCGGCGGTCGGCCTGCCCGCGTTCTACGTGCCGCTGCCACACGGCAACGGCGAACAGGAATTCAACGCCCGACCGGTGGTGTCGCAGGGAGGTGGCAGAATTGTCGCCGACGCCGATCTGACTCCGAAATACGTGATCGAAGAGGTGATTCCGCTGCTGCTCGACCCCGCTCGACTCGCCGAGATGAGCCGCGCCGCAGCCGGCGCCGGCCATCGTGACGCCGCCGACACGGTGGCCAGGATCGTCACCGAGGTCGCCCGATGA